The following are from one region of the Denitrobacterium detoxificans genome:
- a CDS encoding class I adenylate-forming enzyme family protein, with the protein MVRFTSGSTGVPKGILMSYAAAFYNIAASQTLIGYRDNGRYLNVVPSCDYVSLVFSIAALMRDEVAVFCPSMMPAADEVVGMLEQERITDMLMITPQLLALAESGLMAGRDVSHLQRILYAGQAVTVPALRRLISVMPCELAQFYASTEAGILAGLTAQDHKSDDDRILSSAGRPFDLAGTRVAIRNPATGCDVTQGEIGHIMVSGPGVCPCKLGSDEPFDMVDGWRDMLDLGVIDEDGYLSVKGRTRDVVMYRGSIVYAQDVEERIANVPGVCDVCVHPVTHSADGERTFAWVVPDQGASLDPNEIMECVEASFGWASRPAYIEFIDELPKMGSLQKVDKRGLRARAEQMLESWRAGIVD; encoded by the coding sequence ATGGTGCGCTTCACGTCGGGCAGCACGGGCGTGCCCAAGGGGATTCTCATGTCCTATGCTGCCGCGTTCTACAACATCGCGGCGTCTCAGACGCTTATTGGTTACCGCGACAACGGTCGATACCTCAATGTCGTTCCTTCGTGCGACTACGTGAGCCTGGTGTTCAGCATTGCCGCGCTCATGCGCGATGAGGTTGCGGTGTTCTGTCCGAGCATGATGCCTGCGGCCGACGAGGTCGTTGGCATGCTCGAGCAGGAGCGCATCACCGACATGCTCATGATCACGCCGCAACTGCTTGCCCTGGCGGAAAGCGGCCTTATGGCGGGGCGCGACGTGTCGCATCTCCAGCGCATTCTGTATGCGGGGCAGGCCGTCACCGTCCCCGCGCTTCGTCGTCTCATCTCCGTTATGCCTTGCGAGTTGGCCCAGTTCTACGCTTCCACCGAGGCGGGCATTCTGGCAGGCCTCACTGCGCAGGATCACAAGAGCGACGACGATCGCATCCTTTCGTCTGCGGGTCGCCCCTTCGATTTGGCGGGTACGCGCGTTGCCATTCGCAATCCGGCAACGGGTTGCGATGTTACCCAAGGCGAAATCGGTCACATCATGGTGAGCGGACCGGGCGTGTGCCCCTGCAAGTTGGGAAGCGATGAGCCCTTCGACATGGTCGATGGGTGGCGTGACATGCTCGACCTAGGCGTCATCGACGAGGATGGCTATCTGTCGGTGAAGGGGCGCACACGCGACGTCGTTATGTATCGTGGATCCATCGTGTACGCCCAGGATGTCGAGGAGCGCATTGCCAACGTTCCTGGCGTGTGCGACGTGTGCGTGCATCCCGTGACGCATTCCGCCGACGGGGAGCGCACGTTCGCCTGGGTTGTTCCCGATCAGGGCGCATCTCTCGATCCCAATGAGATTATGGAATGCGTGGAGGCCTCCTTCGGCTGGGCTTCTCGTCCCGCGTATATCGAGTTTATCGACGAGCTTCCCAAGATGGGGTCGTTGCAGAAGGTTGACAAGCGTGGCTTGCGCGCACGCGCCGAGCAGATGCTCGAATCGTGGCGTGCGGGCATCGTGGATTAG
- a CDS encoding amino acid adenylation domain-containing protein produces the protein MNQNAAEIISDAARQGVKLWVEDGKLRFRTEHGRLPDELRAAIKANRSQIMDELEHGGSSSFQAHPEDAHQPFPLTDVQSAYLLGRRDSVSGGGVSCHAYFEIGARELEVADIQRAYETVVAAHDALRTRFDEAGFQQVLPVSQVEVPRIVEAHSDDESALLDLREQMSHMVHDASVPPLMGIGYSTHGSVRTVHVSIDFLVADWTGIMRILDDLFEVAHGRSLSQEPARITFRDYVLALQAEDDSEAREYWQGRLGDIALGVDVPMCSGEWEKRFTRLECTLDETEWDCFRKVAQSMEVSPSALLLALYAQVISFWSAQERNAITVTLFNRRPYHEDVPKLVGDFTSTGFAVLGSSESTLRELAHQAAGELMAIVEHSAYSGVKVIRDVVKQLDGETPSYPFVFTSAVADDRSSEFEHSWSIDYGITQTPQVGIDFQAATIGGALHVNWDVRAGVLAPGVPEAMFDAFRRALSDAASGAAPAGEPLAVALPAAQGAARAAHQAALDAAAEGRSWAPGLLQDAFLARAAEDPPAPAVSGPGAESATRGGLAAMARAAAASIAAAGVEPGSRVGVCAARGASQVACAYGALLAGCAYVPLSPTVPEARRARIAERAGLSALLCDGDAPWWGGAAIAAPRPGDDAPAGWEPPAQAAPGDPAYVIFTSGSTGEPKGVVVSHAAALNTVRDVCARFSVGPSDVALAVSGLDFDLSVFDLFGVLGAGGSLAFCEQGPIADPARWTAAAREAGATVWNSSPAQMTMALDAGEPGLPGTLRLALLSGDWVPTDSLERVRRWAPGATVAALGGATETAIWSNVHVMADGDAARPSVPYGAALTGQRMEVAGPGLRARPDLVPGEIVISGAGLAEGYLGRDDLTAAAFVEGPGGTRWYRTGDVGRWLPCGEIEFLGRRDTQVKIRGNRIELAEIEAVAETHPGVAEACALVIRPEGAQPSVALVVRPERRYEADLSSRVSAIDGCMATVERLLTRRAKRSANGLVSIGQCVSSVVYRAAMDVSQSETGMQLNILDLRSSDEALPRMVMDAVEGFDYVYTLSPRSREEREKAVSFWADNPRVRVIDADPCSEEVELRRDEYDIIILPEDGVSGFERYYAPTVWLISGVALAHIDREAAVSFSDTRQVRRTDGAAVRGEADVLFEMSGDDCEAALHVELSAFGYKRIDRDTLRMDLAAGLPAAAVPSTVCLVDEFPITEHGKVNRKLLNRLIVESLSRDHAVLGANAEDAYGVLAIVREILGKMDISLVDNLVTYGADSLILARIIAGIRERVPQAEHIEFDAFLRAVLDEPSVSSLVSVIDERVGAQDESGEGSFAPQAAADMRTGCVLMTQQGDAVAHDDAVRIVIHGAEGKMDTLSELIEELRNSGACRVYGLVLPNRERYLSAGAAQLAETMAPEYARLIADLGYSRVQVIGHSVGGLIAAACASQLQAMGIEAVSAVVIDNLPSPLDLQDDFFSDLFFVSMYGVSPLSMGLDAQDLMTLPKALEAVIAEHEGSVPQDALMRIGGSLEFDALANKMAAFHARDVRERAEQYAGLIRSHAGVSYDADETLQMMSVFDRSFRESDAPVPLSFNDVDYIAATDHGLFPEEMLACAVDRWRESSLGAFRVHSAQGSHYSIVHGEGCKQVVRVADEALALLVAEKAADRG, from the coding sequence ATGAATCAGAATGCAGCTGAGATTATTTCCGATGCGGCCAGACAGGGCGTGAAACTGTGGGTGGAAGACGGCAAGCTGCGCTTCCGCACTGAGCATGGCAGACTGCCTGATGAATTGCGTGCTGCCATCAAGGCGAATCGCTCCCAGATTATGGACGAGCTCGAGCATGGGGGGTCGTCGTCCTTCCAGGCGCATCCCGAGGATGCGCATCAGCCGTTCCCCCTTACCGATGTGCAGTCTGCGTATCTGCTGGGTCGTCGCGATTCCGTTTCCGGTGGTGGCGTTTCGTGCCATGCGTATTTCGAGATTGGCGCGCGCGAGTTGGAAGTCGCCGATATCCAACGTGCGTACGAAACGGTGGTAGCCGCTCATGATGCCCTGCGCACGCGCTTCGACGAAGCGGGTTTCCAGCAGGTTCTACCTGTGAGCCAAGTGGAAGTGCCGCGCATCGTGGAAGCCCATAGCGACGACGAAAGCGCTCTGCTCGATCTGCGCGAGCAGATGTCGCACATGGTGCATGATGCGAGCGTTCCTCCGCTCATGGGCATTGGCTATAGCACGCATGGCTCCGTGCGTACCGTTCATGTTTCCATTGACTTCCTGGTGGCTGACTGGACGGGCATTATGCGCATCTTGGACGATCTGTTCGAAGTCGCCCATGGTCGATCGCTTTCCCAGGAGCCCGCGCGCATCACGTTCCGCGATTATGTTCTCGCCCTTCAGGCGGAAGATGATTCCGAAGCGCGCGAATACTGGCAGGGTCGCCTGGGCGATATTGCCCTCGGCGTCGATGTGCCCATGTGTTCGGGAGAGTGGGAAAAGCGCTTCACCCGCCTGGAATGCACGCTCGACGAAACTGAGTGGGATTGCTTCCGCAAGGTTGCGCAGAGCATGGAGGTAAGCCCTAGTGCATTGCTTTTGGCGCTGTATGCGCAGGTTATTTCGTTCTGGTCCGCGCAGGAGCGCAATGCCATCACGGTGACGCTGTTCAATCGCCGTCCGTATCACGAAGACGTGCCGAAGCTCGTTGGCGATTTCACGTCTACGGGTTTCGCAGTGCTCGGATCGTCCGAGAGCACGTTGCGTGAGCTTGCGCACCAGGCTGCGGGTGAGCTTATGGCCATCGTCGAGCATAGCGCCTATTCGGGCGTGAAGGTCATCCGCGATGTGGTGAAGCAGCTCGATGGCGAGACGCCCAGCTATCCGTTCGTGTTTACGTCCGCCGTTGCCGATGATCGTTCGAGCGAGTTCGAGCATAGTTGGTCCATCGATTATGGCATTACGCAGACTCCCCAGGTGGGAATTGACTTTCAGGCGGCAACGATAGGGGGCGCGCTTCACGTGAACTGGGACGTGCGCGCCGGCGTGCTGGCCCCGGGCGTGCCCGAGGCCATGTTCGACGCGTTCCGCCGCGCGCTCTCCGACGCCGCGTCGGGCGCCGCCCCGGCCGGCGAGCCCCTGGCCGTGGCGCTGCCCGCCGCGCAGGGTGCCGCGCGAGCCGCCCACCAGGCCGCCCTCGACGCGGCCGCCGAGGGCCGCTCCTGGGCCCCGGGCCTGCTGCAGGACGCCTTCCTGGCCCGCGCGGCCGAGGACCCGCCCGCGCCCGCCGTCTCGGGCCCGGGCGCGGAGTCGGCCACCCGTGGCGGGCTGGCCGCCATGGCCCGCGCCGCCGCCGCGTCGATCGCCGCGGCCGGCGTGGAGCCCGGCTCGCGCGTGGGCGTGTGCGCCGCGCGCGGCGCCTCCCAGGTGGCATGCGCCTACGGCGCGCTGCTCGCCGGCTGCGCCTACGTGCCCCTGAGCCCCACCGTCCCCGAGGCCCGCAGGGCCCGCATAGCCGAGCGCGCGGGGCTCTCGGCGCTGCTGTGCGACGGGGACGCCCCCTGGTGGGGCGGCGCCGCGATCGCCGCGCCGCGACCGGGCGACGACGCGCCCGCCGGCTGGGAGCCGCCCGCGCAGGCCGCACCCGGCGATCCCGCCTACGTGATCTTCACCTCGGGCTCCACCGGCGAGCCCAAGGGCGTCGTGGTCAGCCACGCCGCCGCGCTCAACACCGTGCGCGACGTCTGCGCCCGCTTCTCGGTCGGCCCCTCCGACGTGGCCCTGGCCGTGTCGGGGCTCGACTTCGACCTGTCGGTGTTCGACCTGTTCGGCGTGCTGGGCGCCGGCGGCTCGCTGGCGTTCTGCGAGCAGGGCCCCATCGCCGACCCCGCCCGCTGGACGGCCGCCGCGCGCGAGGCGGGGGCAACCGTGTGGAACTCCAGCCCCGCGCAGATGACCATGGCCCTCGACGCCGGCGAGCCGGGGCTGCCGGGCACGCTGCGCCTGGCCCTGCTGTCGGGCGACTGGGTGCCCACCGACTCGCTCGAGCGCGTGCGCCGCTGGGCGCCCGGCGCAACCGTGGCCGCCCTGGGCGGCGCCACCGAGACCGCCATCTGGTCCAACGTGCACGTCATGGCCGACGGCGACGCCGCGCGCCCCTCGGTGCCCTACGGCGCGGCCCTCACCGGCCAGCGCATGGAGGTGGCCGGGCCGGGCCTGCGGGCGCGCCCCGACCTGGTGCCCGGCGAGATCGTGATCTCGGGCGCGGGCCTGGCCGAGGGCTACCTGGGCCGCGACGACCTCACCGCCGCCGCCTTCGTGGAGGGCCCCGGCGGGACGCGCTGGTACCGCACGGGCGACGTGGGGCGCTGGCTGCCCTGCGGCGAGATCGAGTTCCTGGGCCGCCGCGACACGCAGGTGAAGATCCGCGGCAACAGGATCGAGCTTGCGGAAATCGAAGCCGTTGCGGAAACGCATCCTGGCGTGGCTGAGGCATGTGCGCTCGTCATTCGCCCCGAAGGCGCCCAGCCGAGCGTTGCGCTCGTGGTGCGTCCCGAGCGTCGATACGAGGCCGATCTTTCCAGTCGCGTCAGCGCAATCGATGGCTGCATGGCAACGGTTGAACGCCTTTTGACGCGCCGCGCCAAGCGCAGCGCAAACGGGCTCGTGAGCATTGGACAGTGCGTATCCAGCGTCGTCTATCGCGCGGCCATGGACGTGTCCCAGTCCGAGACGGGCATGCAGCTGAACATCTTGGACCTCCGCTCTTCCGACGAGGCGCTTCCGCGTATGGTCATGGATGCCGTGGAGGGCTTCGATTACGTTTACACGCTCAGCCCGCGTAGCAGGGAGGAGCGCGAGAAGGCCGTGTCCTTCTGGGCCGATAATCCTCGTGTGCGCGTTATCGACGCCGATCCGTGCTCGGAGGAAGTCGAGCTTCGCAGGGATGAGTACGACATCATTATTCTTCCCGAAGACGGAGTTTCGGGTTTCGAGCGCTATTATGCGCCTACTGTTTGGCTGATTAGCGGGGTTGCCCTTGCTCACATCGATCGGGAAGCCGCCGTTTCGTTTTCCGATACGCGCCAGGTGCGTCGTACCGACGGCGCTGCGGTTCGCGGCGAGGCCGATGTGCTGTTCGAGATGTCGGGAGATGACTGCGAAGCTGCATTGCACGTCGAGCTTTCGGCGTTTGGCTATAAGCGCATCGACCGCGATACGCTGCGCATGGATCTTGCAGCCGGCCTTCCTGCCGCCGCCGTCCCCTCGACGGTGTGCTTGGTCGATGAGTTTCCCATCACCGAGCATGGCAAGGTGAATCGTAAGCTGCTCAATCGCTTGATCGTTGAATCGCTTTCGCGCGATCATGCCGTGCTGGGCGCCAATGCTGAGGATGCCTATGGGGTGCTTGCCATTGTGCGCGAGATTCTGGGCAAGATGGACATTTCCCTTGTAGACAACCTGGTCACCTATGGCGCCGATTCCCTTATCCTCGCGCGCATCATTGCGGGCATTCGCGAACGCGTTCCCCAGGCCGAGCATATCGAGTTCGACGCATTCCTGCGTGCGGTGCTCGACGAGCCCAGCGTTTCCAGCTTGGTGTCCGTTATCGATGAACGCGTGGGAGCGCAGGACGAATCCGGTGAGGGCTCGTTTGCTCCGCAGGCTGCGGCCGATATGCGCACGGGCTGCGTGCTTATGACCCAGCAGGGCGATGCCGTGGCGCATGACGATGCCGTGCGTATCGTCATTCACGGCGCGGAAGGAAAGATGGACACGCTTTCCGAGCTCATCGAGGAATTGCGTAATTCCGGGGCATGTCGCGTGTATGGCCTGGTGCTTCCCAATCGCGAGCGGTATCTTTCCGCGGGTGCGGCCCAGCTGGCCGAAACGATGGCACCGGAATACGCACGTCTCATCGCCGATCTGGGGTATTCCCGCGTGCAGGTCATCGGCCATTCCGTGGGTGGCCTTATTGCCGCAGCGTGTGCGTCTCAGCTTCAGGCCATGGGCATCGAGGCGGTGTCGGCCGTCGTTATCGACAACCTGCCATCTCCGCTCGACCTGCAGGACGATTTCTTCTCCGACCTCTTCTTCGTGAGCATGTATGGCGTGAGTCCGCTTTCCATGGGCTTGGATGCGCAAGACCTCATGACGCTGCCCAAGGCGCTGGAGGCGGTTATTGCCGAGCACGAAGGTTCCGTTCCCCAGGATGCGCTCATGCGCATTGGCGGTTCGCTGGAATTCGATGCTCTTGCGAATAAGATGGCGGCATTTCATGCGCGCGACGTGCGTGAACGTGCTGAGCAGTATGCGGGCCTCATTCGCTCTCATGCGGGTGTTTCCTACGACGCCGATGAGACGCTACAGATGATGAGCGTGTTCGATCGAAGCTTCCGCGAGAGCGATGCTCCCGTGCCCCTTTCGTTTAATGACGTCGATTACATTGCGGCTACCGATCATGGCCTATTCCCCGAGGAAATGCTTGCGTGCGCCGTCGATCGTTGGCGCGAGTCGTCGCTTGGGGCGTTTCGCGTGCATTCGGCGCAGGGATCCCATTATTCGATTGTTCATGGAGAGGGCTGCAAACAGGTTGTTCGCGTAGCCGATGAAGCACTTGCGCTGCTTGTGGCCGAGAAGGCGGCTGATCGTGGGTAG
- a CDS encoding thioesterase II family protein, with amino-acid sequence MGSSMACGDSLFSARAGIERICGDGSGARVLCFPHAGGNATWFHVWKSAAIAHGITLDAVQYPGHAGMLKYACARDLPHLADLILDEVGEDHARTHLFGHSMGALVVFELAYRAQRRGIRFAGVHCSGSRSPSMPVVDPRSALPDDAFIDAVGGLDPTEVNALAVPEIAELFLPIVRHDFRIAEDYRSASVLDHQDILVYAGRSDDEFLPRDAAGWQAHTTASVECHAFDGGHFFLRDAGWEILANMVEPNHLSNLAKGSLYVND; translated from the coding sequence GTGGGTAGTTCAATGGCATGTGGCGATAGCCTGTTTTCAGCTCGTGCGGGCATCGAGCGAATTTGCGGCGACGGCAGTGGCGCGCGCGTGCTTTGCTTCCCGCACGCTGGTGGAAACGCAACGTGGTTCCACGTATGGAAGAGTGCCGCGATTGCACATGGTATAACGCTTGACGCCGTTCAGTATCCCGGTCATGCGGGCATGTTGAAATACGCATGCGCGCGCGACCTCCCGCATCTTGCCGACCTCATTCTCGACGAGGTGGGGGAGGACCATGCGCGAACGCATCTCTTTGGGCATTCCATGGGTGCGCTCGTCGTCTTCGAGCTTGCGTATCGTGCCCAGCGTCGTGGCATTCGCTTTGCGGGCGTGCATTGTTCTGGGTCGCGTTCGCCCAGCATGCCCGTCGTGGATCCGCGTAGCGCCCTGCCCGACGACGCGTTCATCGATGCCGTGGGTGGCTTGGACCCAACCGAGGTGAATGCGCTTGCGGTGCCCGAGATAGCGGAGCTCTTTCTGCCCATCGTGCGTCATGATTTCCGAATCGCCGAGGATTATCGCTCAGCGTCCGTTCTCGACCATCAGGACATTCTCGTATACGCCGGGCGCTCTGACGACGAGTTCCTGCCCCGCGATGCCGCAGGTTGGCAAGCGCATACCACTGCGTCGGTAGAGTGCCATGCCTTCGATGGCGGTCATTTCTTCTTGCGTGATGCGGGCTGGGAGATTCTCGCGAATATGGTCGAACCAAATCATCTGTCAAACCTTGCGAAAGGATCGCTATATGTCAATGACTAA
- a CDS encoding ANL family adenylate-forming protein: MFDLVSETGVAPWRTAQEQVRDALEWSGDSCLAETKSGSYSGNQVLDRVCAIRDELLRRGLRPQEFCAYAGTDDLAVMCAPLGIILAGGAFLGLPNYHGVSEWVRFLRETGARFVLCEGYLVQRLQDAVAEAGLCVECIEVASDGTLVAPSGPESFDDYEPDSVDEVVTVRFTTGASGLSQGVLFTHTTWCYDVLRIAFLFGCREAGRYLQLTPNTDVQGIAMCLAALVRREAVVVYQGKPSNEGIVCSIERDRITDLFLPSSQMIKLALSDASAMADLSSLKRFVYGGQKAAAADIRMAHEYLDCELVQLYGSTEAGILTWLSPEDHEREDDAVFDSAGRPIPIPGVQIEIRDPRTREVLPVGQVGHVTTCGCGVNDRSLGVDVPAEMMGSWRDTLDKGYFDEDGYLHICGVDRDVIMYRGFVMYASEIEDSLTAFSGVCEAVAHAVSNDKDGEHVVVWCTFEEDASVDSAALSDALAVDCGPWYRPEEIRIVRHIPCKREDGTYDKQALRALVENGDLAMA, encoded by the coding sequence ATGTTTGATCTCGTGAGCGAAACGGGCGTCGCCCCCTGGCGAACCGCCCAGGAGCAAGTGCGCGATGCACTCGAATGGTCGGGCGACTCGTGCCTGGCGGAAACGAAGTCGGGTTCGTATAGCGGCAACCAGGTGCTCGATCGCGTCTGCGCCATACGCGACGAGCTTCTTCGTCGTGGCTTGCGTCCCCAGGAGTTCTGCGCGTATGCGGGAACCGACGACCTGGCGGTTATGTGCGCTCCGCTTGGCATCATTCTTGCAGGTGGCGCGTTCCTGGGCCTTCCGAATTATCATGGCGTCTCCGAGTGGGTGCGCTTCCTGCGTGAGACCGGAGCCCGATTCGTGCTGTGCGAGGGCTATCTGGTCCAGCGTTTGCAAGATGCCGTGGCGGAAGCTGGGCTTTGCGTCGAATGCATCGAGGTTGCGTCCGATGGTACGCTCGTTGCGCCTTCCGGACCTGAATCGTTTGACGATTACGAACCCGACTCGGTTGACGAAGTCGTCACGGTTCGTTTCACTACGGGTGCGTCGGGGCTTTCGCAGGGCGTTCTATTCACGCATACGACGTGGTGTTATGACGTTCTGCGCATTGCGTTTCTATTCGGTTGCCGCGAAGCGGGGCGTTATTTGCAGCTGACTCCCAATACCGACGTGCAGGGCATCGCCATGTGTCTGGCTGCCTTGGTGCGCCGCGAGGCGGTGGTCGTATACCAAGGAAAGCCCAGTAATGAGGGCATCGTGTGCTCCATCGAGCGCGATCGTATTACCGATCTCTTCCTGCCGTCTTCGCAGATGATCAAGCTTGCCTTGAGCGATGCTTCCGCTATGGCCGACCTCTCGAGCCTAAAGCGATTCGTGTATGGCGGCCAGAAGGCTGCTGCGGCGGATATCCGCATGGCGCATGAGTATCTGGATTGCGAGCTCGTGCAATTGTATGGCTCGACCGAAGCTGGCATACTCACGTGGCTTTCTCCCGAAGACCACGAAAGGGAAGACGACGCGGTTTTCGACTCGGCTGGTCGCCCCATTCCCATTCCTGGCGTGCAGATCGAGATTCGCGATCCGCGTACGCGCGAGGTCTTGCCCGTAGGCCAGGTGGGTCACGTTACCACGTGCGGGTGCGGCGTGAACGATCGTTCCCTTGGCGTCGACGTGCCCGCGGAAATGATGGGCTCGTGGCGCGATACGCTCGACAAGGGGTATTTCGACGAGGATGGCTATCTGCATATCTGCGGTGTCGATCGCGACGTGATCATGTATCGCGGATTCGTTATGTATGCTTCCGAAATCGAAGATTCGCTTACCGCCTTCTCGGGCGTTTGCGAAGCGGTTGCCCATGCCGTTTCGAATGACAAGGATGGCGAGCACGTTGTCGTTTGGTGTACTTTCGAAGAGGACGCATCCGTCGATTCCGCTGCGCTCTCCGATGCGTTGGCAGTTGACTGTGGGCCCTGGTATCGCCCCGAGGAAATACGCATCGTACGCCATATTCCCTGCAAGCGCGAAGATGGCACCTACGATAAGCAGGCGCTGCGTGCGCTCGTGGAAAACGGTGATCTCGCTATGGCGTAG
- a CDS encoding ABC transporter ATP-binding protein codes for MTTNTAFKIDNVSFRYDGGDEGASVHNINLSGERGQVILLVGESGSGKTTITELLNGLVPHFHEGSLQGKAYVEDLDVADTELFRISQHVGSVFQNPRSQFFTTDTTNELAFACENQGIPREEIINRINLISRDLEIDELLDRSVFQLSGGERQRIACAAASTIEPSIFVLDEPSSNLDMEAIAQLQRVITRWKEEGKTIIIAEHRIFYLSEIVDTMAIVRNGSIERTFSGDEVRAMSNQDMRSMGLRAIKLEESGHRGSADACELAHVRITDMHFSYKGAGNVLSIDEIELPRHGIIALIGRNGAGKSTFLQCLAGLQKKARVKLEIDGETYKGQTLCDSVYMVMQDVTHQLFTESVLEEILLSMPQKDRERALSIAESLNLTEVIDRHPISLSGGQKQRVAIASAVAANRKIILYDEPTSGLDLRHMREVATLTRHMKEEGMLQIVVTHDPEFIEECCTHVLELSGGHAGLPYALDNTGVDRMYGFFRMLGNGSWAR; via the coding sequence ATGACAACCAATACCGCTTTCAAGATCGACAATGTGAGCTTTCGCTATGACGGAGGAGACGAGGGCGCAAGCGTACACAACATCAACCTTTCGGGTGAACGCGGTCAGGTCATCCTGCTCGTAGGAGAATCCGGAAGCGGAAAGACAACCATCACCGAGCTGTTGAACGGCCTGGTCCCCCACTTCCACGAAGGCTCCCTTCAGGGAAAGGCGTACGTAGAGGACCTCGATGTAGCCGACACCGAGCTATTCCGCATCTCGCAGCACGTGGGTTCCGTTTTCCAGAACCCCCGAAGCCAGTTCTTCACCACCGACACCACGAACGAGCTGGCCTTCGCGTGCGAGAACCAGGGCATTCCCCGGGAAGAGATCATCAATCGAATCAATCTCATCTCCCGCGATTTGGAAATCGACGAGCTGCTCGACCGCAGCGTCTTCCAACTTTCGGGCGGCGAACGGCAGCGTATCGCCTGCGCTGCGGCGTCCACCATCGAACCGAGCATTTTCGTGCTCGACGAACCCTCGTCCAACCTGGACATGGAGGCGATCGCACAACTCCAACGCGTCATCACGCGCTGGAAGGAAGAGGGCAAGACGATCATCATCGCCGAGCATCGCATCTTCTACCTGAGCGAAATCGTAGACACCATGGCCATCGTGCGAAACGGATCCATCGAGCGCACGTTCAGCGGAGACGAGGTGCGTGCCATGAGCAATCAGGACATGCGCTCCATGGGGCTGCGTGCCATCAAGCTCGAGGAAAGCGGCCATCGAGGCAGCGCCGACGCATGCGAGCTAGCGCACGTCCGCATCACGGACATGCACTTCTCGTACAAGGGCGCTGGAAACGTTCTCTCCATCGACGAGATCGAGCTTCCCCGCCATGGCATCATCGCCCTCATCGGGCGCAATGGCGCAGGAAAGTCCACGTTTCTGCAATGCCTTGCGGGCCTGCAGAAGAAGGCGCGCGTCAAGTTGGAAATCGACGGAGAAACGTACAAGGGCCAAACGCTCTGCGATAGCGTGTACATGGTCATGCAAGACGTGACCCACCAGCTCTTCACCGAAAGCGTGCTTGAGGAAATCCTGCTCAGCATGCCCCAGAAAGACCGGGAGCGCGCGCTGAGCATCGCAGAGAGTCTGAATCTCACCGAGGTCATAGACAGGCACCCCATCTCGCTTTCCGGCGGCCAGAAGCAACGTGTGGCCATCGCCTCGGCCGTTGCGGCAAACCGCAAGATCATCCTCTACGACGAGCCCACCAGCGGCCTGGACCTACGCCATATGCGCGAGGTGGCCACGCTTACCCGCCACATGAAGGAAGAAGGCATGCTGCAAATCGTCGTCACGCACGACCCCGAATTCATCGAGGAATGCTGCACGCACGTCCTCGAGCTTTCGGGAGGTCACGCCGGCTTGCCCTACGCGCTCGACAACACGGGCGTCGACCGCATGTACGGCTTCTTCCGCATGCTCGGAAATGGCTCCTGGGCACGATAA
- a CDS encoding energy-coupling factor transporter transmembrane component T has product MTSEDRKRQGLLDPRTKLLIIITLAIVLLTGGYNGAMIYVRPILAVLPMGLLLMERKLNIALGYAVAFIAAELLQMYVAPLTSGAWTVFILLLSGIMLRLAPGVAAFYYLVTTTTVGDLVAGLEKIHLPQTIVIPLSVMFRFFPTLAEENRAIGAAMRMRGIRLGKTGVAAAFEYRLIPLMMSSIRIGEELSAAALTRGLGAPVHRTTISEIGFRVTDIFCILICLACFIAYVCSELHLL; this is encoded by the coding sequence ATGACATCAGAAGACCGCAAGCGCCAAGGGCTGCTAGACCCGCGTACCAAGCTACTCATCATCATCACGCTCGCAATAGTCCTCCTCACGGGCGGCTATAATGGAGCAATGATTTACGTACGCCCCATCCTGGCAGTTCTCCCCATGGGACTCCTACTCATGGAACGAAAGCTAAACATCGCCCTAGGCTACGCCGTGGCGTTCATCGCAGCCGAGCTATTGCAAATGTACGTCGCCCCACTCACATCGGGTGCGTGGACGGTGTTCATCCTGCTCCTTAGTGGAATCATGCTGCGACTAGCTCCTGGCGTTGCGGCCTTCTACTACCTTGTCACCACCACAACCGTGGGCGATCTGGTTGCAGGGCTAGAGAAGATACACTTGCCGCAAACAATCGTTATCCCGCTTTCGGTCATGTTTCGCTTCTTCCCCACGCTCGCCGAGGAAAACCGCGCCATTGGCGCAGCCATGCGAATGAGAGGAATCCGATTGGGAAAGACGGGTGTGGCAGCGGCATTCGAGTACCGCCTTATCCCGCTCATGATGAGCTCGATCCGCATTGGCGAGGAACTATCCGCAGCCGCCCTCACACGAGGCCTGGGCGCCCCCGTCCATCGCACCACCATCAGCGAGATAGGATTTAGGGTCACAGACATCTTCTGCATCCTCATCTGCCTCGCCTGCTTCATCGCTTACGTATGTTCGGAGCTTCACCTGCTATGA